DNA sequence from the Alkalilimnicola ehrlichii MLHE-1 genome:
CGGGGGCAGGCCGGCGTCCAGACCGGTCTGCATCAGCATCCGCGCCAGTTCCGGGGCCTCCGGCGCCGGCTTCCAGACCACGCTGTTGCCCCAGCGCAGGGCCGGTCCGATCTTGCCCAGGGGCAGCGCCAGCGGGTTGTTCCAGGGGGTGATGGCGGCCACCACCCCCCGGGGCCGGTGGCGCACGCTCACCCCCGGCGCCAGGGCCCCGGGCGGGGTCGGTGCCATGGGCTCGAGGCTGGTGGCCAGCAGGGCCAGGGCGTAGTCGAACTCCGCCCCGGCCTCGAGGGAGGGCTTGCCCACCTCCCGGATCAATGCGGCCACCAGTTCGTGGCGCTGCTGTTGAAGCCGCGCTTCCCAGGCCTTCAGCATGGCAATGCGCTGGCTGTCCGGCAGTGCCGCCCAGCCCGCCCCGGCCGCCCGGGCGGCCTCCACCGCCGCGCCGACCAGGGGGGCGTCGGCGGCGCCGGTCCGGCTGAGGATCCGCCGGTGGTCACAGGGGTCGTGGCGGGTGAGCTGCTCCGGCGCGGCCGCCCGATGCCATTGCCCGGCGATGCAGGCGGCGGGCTGCAGGTCGCGCCCGGGTGTCGGCCTGCGCGTTGCCGCCCCGCCGTCATCCGGCTCACCCAGGCGCGCCCGGATGTCCGCCGTGGTCAGCGCGGCGCAGGCCCGATCCGCTAGGTGCCTCAGCGCCAGGCGGGCGTGCAGCGGGTCGTAGGAGGCCACCGCATCCACCGCCAGCCAGACCTGGAAACCGGCCTGGTAGGCGTCCAGCACGGTGGCCTGGACACAGGCATGGGTGTGCAGGCCACTGACGACCACTGTGTCCACGCCCTGCTCGCCCAGCCACGCCGCGGTCCCGGCCCCGCCGAAAGCACTGTAGTAGGGCTTGGCCAGGACGGCTTCACCCGGTGCCTCGGCCAGGGCCGGCGGTGGGGCCGCCCCGGGGGTGCCGCCGACGCAGGCCCAGTGGGCCCGGCGCTGCCAGTGGGGCATGCGGTTATGGCCGTCCGCGGCGATAAGGGTGCGGACATGGCACACCGGCAGGCTGCGGCGACGGAAGCCGTCCAGCAGCGTCCGGGCCTGCCGGATGGCGGCCCCGGCCTCGGCCGCATCAACCCCCCGGTCCAGGTAGTCCTGTTGCCAGTCCACCAACAACAAGGCGGCACGCATGGTCAGGCCCGCGCCCCCTGCAGTACTTCGGTCAACGACGCGCACAGGGCCTGGCCCATGGCCCGGGTGCCCACCGCGGTGGGCTGCGCGCCCTGAATATCGGCGGTGCGCACGCCCCGGGCGAGGGTCCGGGCGATGGCCGTCTCCAGGGCATCGGCCAGTGCCGGCAGGCGGAAACTCTCGCGCAGCATCATGGCCAGCGAGCAGACCTGGCCGATGGGATTGGCCCGGTCCCGGCCGGCCAGGTCCCAGGCGGCACCGTGGGCGGTCTGGTAGACCGCCTGGCCGGCGGCGCCGTAGTTGCCGGACCAGGACATGCCCCGCGAGCCCATGAGCAGGCTGCCGCAGTCGCCCAGGATATCGCCGAACATGTTGGGGCAGACGATGACGTCGAACTGCCGGGGGTCGGCGATGAGCTGGTAGGCGGCGTTGTCCACCTCCAGGGTCCGGCAGCGCACGGCGCCGTGCTCGCCGGCGACCGCGGTCAGGGCGTCGTGCCAGAGGGCGCTGATGGCAGGCACGCCGCCCGGTTTGGTGACAACGACCAGGTCACCGCGCCGCTGCCCGGCCAAGCGGAGGGCCGTGCGCAGGATGCGCTCCACCTCGTCGGCCCGGTAGCGGCAGACCTGGTAGGCGCTGCGCGCCGCACCCTCGCCTTCACTGCCCCACTCGCCACAGTAGAGCCCGCTGGCATTCTCGCGCACGATGAGGACGTCCGCCGAGCGGGCGGCCTCCGGGCGCAGCACGCCGGCATCAGCCAGGGCGGGCCAGTGGCGCAGCGGGATCAGCTTGCAGTAGAGGTCGAAGTGCCGGCGCAGGTCGTAGACGAAGCGCCCGCCCCCGGGGCCACAGAGCACCGCCCCGCCCTGAGCGAAGACCTGAGCGCAGAAGTCGCGCACCTCCGGGGTCAAGCCGCGACCAGTGAGGCGCTCGGCCTGCCGGCCGATGGGCC
Encoded proteins:
- a CDS encoding aldehyde dehydrogenase family protein, whose product is MRAALLLVDWQQDYLDRGVDAAEAGAAIRQARTLLDGFRRRSLPVCHVRTLIAADGHNRMPHWQRRAHWACVGGTPGAAPPPALAEAPGEAVLAKPYYSAFGGAGTAAWLGEQGVDTVVVSGLHTHACVQATVLDAYQAGFQVWLAVDAVASYDPLHARLALRHLADRACAALTTADIRARLGEPDDGGAATRRPTPGRDLQPAACIAGQWHRAAAPEQLTRHDPCDHRRILSRTGAADAPLVGAAVEAARAAGAGWAALPDSQRIAMLKAWEARLQQQRHELVAALIREVGKPSLEAGAEFDYALALLATSLEPMAPTPPGALAPGVSVRHRPRGVVAAITPWNNPLALPLGKIGPALRWGNSVVWKPAPEAPELARMLMQTGLDAGLPPGVLNLVQGGAATGDTLAADARVQAVSFTGSITAGRQVAAACALHGTPLQAELGGNNAALVMADADPERAAGELARAAFSFAGQRCTAVRRLLVASSVLDRFTEAFLARVQALRPGRPEAPDTVVGPLVSRAAQARIEGIVARARAAGANVLCGGRVPPAWAQGNWYAPTVLTGLPPDAECMQQESFGPVVVLVPVADLDEALDRLNGVPQGLAATLYSNDPAVQRRFLAQAQAGLLRLNGAGAAIDPRAPFGGWKASAIGPPEHGVWDPLFYTRAQAVYAPPDDPGPGDDAH
- a CDS encoding isocitrate/isopropylmalate family dehydrogenase; translation: MHPEACPSHPGTDHAPPRGTGTERGEAFLVGVLPGEGVGPEVIDVALSLLRLLGEATGQRFEVRTGGPIGRQAERLTGRGLTPEVRDFCAQVFAQGGAVLCGPGGGRFVYDLRRHFDLYCKLIPLRHWPALADAGVLRPEAARSADVLIVRENASGLYCGEWGSEGEGAARSAYQVCRYRADEVERILRTALRLAGQRRGDLVVVTKPGGVPAISALWHDALTAVAGEHGAVRCRTLEVDNAAYQLIADPRQFDVIVCPNMFGDILGDCGSLLMGSRGMSWSGNYGAAGQAVYQTAHGAAWDLAGRDRANPIGQVCSLAMMLRESFRLPALADALETAIARTLARGVRTADIQGAQPTAVGTRAMGQALCASLTEVLQGARA